One Prinia subflava isolate CZ2003 ecotype Zambia chromosome 8, Cam_Psub_1.2, whole genome shotgun sequence DNA window includes the following coding sequences:
- the LOC134553059 gene encoding C-C motif chemokine 4 homolog, producing the protein MKVPAAGLALLLISASFSQTFSGPAGLYIPICCFTYRQHKLPWKLIQRHYITSSSCPHLAIVFVTKEGRQVCANPKNTWVQSYLQILEQN; encoded by the exons ATGAAAGTCCCTGCAGCTGGATTGGCTCTTCTTCTCATTTCAGCCTCCTTCTCCCAAACTTTCTCCGGCCCAG CTGGACTCTACATCCCAATCTGCTGTTTCACATACAGACAACACAAACTCCCATGGAAGCTCATCCAACGTCATTACATCACCAGCAGCAGTTGTCCCCACCTGGCCATTGT GTTTGTCACAAAGGAAGGCCGCCAGGTCTGTGCTAATCCCAAAAACACCTGGGTCCAAAGCTACCTGCAAATCTTGGAGCAGAACTGA
- the LOC134554388 gene encoding C-C motif chemokine 5-like, whose product MNISTLCLSIILVAALFSQALPAPLGSDTTSCCFSYTSRKLPQSHVQEYFYTSSKCSQPAVVFVTRKKREVCANPDAKWVKEYVNSLELQ is encoded by the exons ATGAACATCTCCACACTCTGCCTCTCCATCATCCTGgttgctgctctgttttctcAGGCCCTTCCTGCTCCAT TGGGGTCTGACACGACTTCATGCTGCTTCAGCTACACCTCACGAAAGCTGCCTCAGAGTCATGTGCAGGAGTATTTCTACACCAGCAGCAAGTGCTCCCAGCCAGCAGTTGT GTTTGTGACCAGGAAGAAGCGGGAGGTCTGTGCTAACCCTGATGCCAAGTGGGTGAAGGAATATGTgaacagcctggagctgcagtga
- the LOC134553058 gene encoding C-C motif chemokine 4 homolog, with the protein MKVSVVALAILIAAFCYQTSAAPLGSDPPTSCCFSYISRQLPRSFVKDYYETNSQCSQPAVVFITRKGREVCANPTEDWVQQYVNELELD; encoded by the exons ATGAAGGTGTCTGTGGTTGCCCTCGCCATCCTCATCGCTGCCTTCTGCTACCAGACCTCTGCTGCTCCAC TTGGCTCCGACCCACCaacctcctgctgcttctcctaCATCTCCCGGCAGCTGCCTCGCAGCTTTGTGAAGGATTACTACGAAACCAACAgccagtgctcccagcctgcCGTCGT GTTTATCACCAGGAAGGGCCGGGAAGTGTGTGCCAACCCCACGGAGGACTGGGTTCAGCAGTACGTGAATGAGCTGGAGCTGGACTGA